From the genome of Deinococcus sp. JMULE3, one region includes:
- a CDS encoding GGDEF domain-containing protein, with protein sequence MFTWLVALGAVACAAALGSQYPQFDPLDLWALPTLIVVLVALQLLLTTGLISVGTAVQVTFLGTASYVLLALNHQFSVLTGVSQALMENTYWFAVIYVAAFLVYEPKQAARAAGVILGLATLVCAANLILMPADMRAHLIGPCAQFLLMGAVLTLMQATLGVQRSQFQAARAAALTDPLTGLANRRAAEERLSQLTRSEQTYTLILFDLDHFKRVNDMHGHAMGDLVLRGVAEITRRHLPEGSLAARWGGEEFLLILPEQRDKHLRPMLDRLRADLRHHRYGTVNGVTACFGVATASPAEDPVDVVQRADLAMYRVKAQGRNDVHLADLRRTQVS encoded by the coding sequence ATGTTCACCTGGCTGGTCGCGCTGGGCGCCGTCGCCTGCGCCGCTGCGCTCGGCTCGCAGTACCCGCAGTTCGACCCGCTGGACCTGTGGGCGCTGCCCACCCTGATCGTCGTGCTGGTGGCCCTGCAACTGCTGCTGACGACCGGCCTGATCAGCGTGGGCACGGCCGTGCAGGTCACGTTTCTGGGCACGGCCTCCTACGTGCTGCTGGCCCTGAACCACCAGTTCTCAGTCCTGACCGGTGTCTCGCAGGCGCTGATGGAGAACACCTACTGGTTCGCGGTGATCTACGTCGCCGCGTTCCTGGTGTACGAACCGAAGCAGGCGGCCCGCGCCGCCGGGGTCATCCTGGGTCTGGCGACCCTCGTGTGCGCCGCGAACCTGATCCTGATGCCCGCCGACATGCGCGCCCACCTCATCGGACCGTGCGCGCAGTTCCTGCTGATGGGCGCCGTGCTGACCCTGATGCAGGCCACGCTGGGCGTGCAGCGCAGCCAGTTCCAGGCGGCGCGCGCCGCCGCGCTGACCGACCCGCTGACCGGACTCGCCAACCGCCGCGCGGCGGAGGAACGCCTGTCGCAACTGACCCGCAGTGAGCAGACGTACACGCTGATCCTGTTCGACCTGGATCACTTCAAACGCGTGAACGACATGCACGGGCACGCCATGGGCGACCTGGTGCTGCGCGGCGTCGCCGAGATCACCCGCCGTCACCTGCCCGAGGGGAGCCTCGCGGCCCGCTGGGGCGGTGAGGAATTCCTGCTGATCCTGCCCGAGCAGCGCGACAAGCACCTGCGTCCCATGCTGGACCGGCTGCGCGCCGATCTGCGCCACCACCGCTACGGCACCGTGAACGGCGTCACCGCCTGCTTCGGCGTGGCGACTGCCAGCCCGGCCGAGGACCCCGTGGACGTCGTGCAGCGCGCCGATCTGGCGATGTACCGCGTGAAGGCGCAGGGCCGCAACGACGTGCACCTCGCGGACCTGCGCCGCACCCAGGTCAGCTGA
- a CDS encoding thymidine kinase yields MLKSPYHGGHLEVIVGPMFSGKSEELIRRVTRAVIARQRVFVFKPALDDRYHESAVASHAGRTVHAVAVRGAADIRAHLSGEGTLLHAQGDTLPDVVGIDEVQFLDEAIIPLALDLADAGVRVILAGLDQDFRAEPFGFMPELLARAESVEKLTAICTVCGAPATRSQRLIGGQPARFDDPVVLVGAQESYEARCRVHHELRG; encoded by the coding sequence GTGCTGAAATCCCCCTACCACGGCGGTCACCTGGAAGTCATCGTCGGCCCGATGTTCAGCGGGAAAAGCGAGGAACTCATCCGCCGCGTGACCCGCGCCGTGATCGCCCGGCAGCGCGTGTTCGTGTTCAAACCCGCGCTGGACGACCGCTATCACGAGTCCGCCGTCGCCAGTCACGCCGGGCGGACCGTGCACGCCGTCGCGGTGCGCGGCGCGGCTGACATCCGCGCGCACCTGAGCGGCGAGGGCACCCTGCTGCACGCCCAGGGCGACACGCTGCCCGACGTGGTCGGCATCGACGAGGTGCAGTTCCTCGACGAGGCGATCATCCCCCTGGCCCTGGACCTCGCCGACGCCGGTGTGCGCGTGATCCTCGCCGGGCTGGACCAGGACTTCCGCGCCGAACCGTTCGGGTTCATGCCCGAACTGCTGGCCCGCGCCGAGAGCGTCGAGAAACTCACCGCGATCTGCACGGTGTGCGGCGCGCCCGCCACCCGCTCGCAACGATTGATTGGCGGTCAACCGGCCCGTTTCGACGATCCGGTCGTCCTCGTGGGCGCCCAGGAGAGTTACGAGGCCCGCTGCCGCGTCCATCACGAACTGCGCGGCTGA
- the rpmE gene encoding 50S ribosomal protein L31 — MKKDIHPKVVPTKIIYQGKVVMETLSTKPEIHVDVWSGVHPFWTGEERFVDTEGRVDKFNKRFGDSYRNKKK, encoded by the coding sequence ATGAAGAAAGACATCCACCCCAAAGTCGTTCCCACCAAGATCATCTACCAGGGTAAAGTCGTGATGGAAACCCTGAGCACCAAGCCCGAAATCCACGTGGACGTCTGGAGCGGCGTGCACCCCTTCTGGACCGGCGAAGAGCGCTTCGTGGACACCGAAGGCCGCGTCGACAAGTTCAACAAGCGCTTCGGCGACAGCTACCGCAACAAGAAGAAGTAA
- a CDS encoding ADP-ribosylglycohydrolase family protein, with amino-acid sequence MPDPLDVLLSLCAADALGAATEFKSPDVIHARYGAAFRAYQPGSVFGFAPGEATDDSQMVVATLLGAARGEGHAGVLAAFREWLAAAPPDVGGLTRQALRLTFTQPERLDGGALAWERGGFDGAGNGGLMRVAAAWLLGHRGAALAREAAILTALTHADPRCVYASVFLTAFMEALADGQAYAAAAQAALGVMDSLDGRDVLVDAGMLGLNTQDAHRAFRGREREARAQVRARVRSGLEGTITSQSGYVLDTLEAAVAHARRADWWACVEPAVLGGDDSDTVACVVGAIVGARGLSTPPELLPDLRLGHSWPGWERHWIATEHLPGVLTHAMA; translated from the coding sequence ATGCCTGACCCTCTGGACGTGCTGCTGTCCCTGTGCGCGGCGGACGCGCTGGGCGCCGCCACGGAATTCAAATCCCCCGACGTGATCCACGCGCGCTACGGCGCCGCCTTCCGCGCGTACCAGCCGGGCAGCGTGTTCGGTTTCGCGCCCGGCGAGGCCACCGACGACAGCCAGATGGTCGTCGCCACCCTGCTCGGCGCGGCGCGCGGCGAGGGCCACGCGGGCGTCCTCGCGGCATTCCGCGAGTGGCTGGCCGCCGCGCCGCCCGACGTGGGCGGCCTGACCCGCCAGGCCCTGAGACTGACCTTCACGCAACCGGAGCGGCTCGACGGGGGCGCGCTGGCCTGGGAACGCGGGGGCTTCGACGGGGCCGGGAACGGCGGGCTGATGCGCGTGGCCGCCGCTTGGCTGCTCGGGCACCGGGGCGCGGCCCTGGCGCGCGAGGCGGCGATCCTGACGGCCCTGACGCACGCCGATCCGCGCTGCGTGTACGCCTCGGTGTTCCTGACGGCGTTCATGGAGGCCCTCGCAGACGGCCAGGCCTACGCGGCGGCGGCGCAGGCAGCCCTGGGCGTCATGGACAGCCTGGACGGGCGGGACGTGCTGGTGGACGCGGGGATGCTGGGCCTGAACACCCAGGACGCCCACCGCGCCTTCCGGGGCCGCGAGCGTGAGGCCCGCGCGCAGGTCCGCGCCCGCGTCCGCTCCGGGCTGGAGGGCACGATCACCTCACAGAGTGGGTACGTGCTGGACACCCTGGAAGCCGCCGTCGCGCACGCCCGCCGCGCGGACTGGTGGGCGTGCGTGGAACCCGCCGTGCTGGGCGGTGACGACAGCGATACGGTCGCCTGCGTGGTCGGGGCCATCGTCGGTGCGCGCGGCCTGAGCACCCCGCCCGAACTCCTGCCGGATCTGCGGCTGGGACACAGCTGGCCCGGCTGGGAGCGGCACTGGATTGCCACCGAGCACCTGCCGGGCGTCCTGACCCACGCGATGGCGTGA
- a CDS encoding DUF4388 domain-containing protein, with protein MVRGDLAVFPFLSVMQMFLTSGRAGRLSVDHIRGGQLWLERGEITHAEAGRLRGEHALQFMASLDAGVFTFEVDQPPPNRTMSLRRDPALRRLLEDNAAWEPLLRTFPDWNKRLRFTAKWTEAQPVTRTQYRVLNLISDSGNIRTLLERTAAPPRLVLETLKPFLLAELIEIS; from the coding sequence ATGGTACGCGGCGATCTGGCAGTCTTCCCCTTCCTGTCCGTCATGCAGATGTTCCTCACGAGCGGACGCGCCGGGCGGCTCAGCGTGGACCACATCCGCGGCGGGCAGCTGTGGCTGGAACGCGGCGAGATCACGCACGCCGAGGCCGGCCGCCTGCGCGGCGAGCACGCCCTGCAGTTCATGGCCAGCCTGGACGCCGGGGTGTTCACCTTCGAGGTGGACCAGCCGCCCCCCAACCGCACCATGAGCCTGCGCCGCGACCCGGCCCTGCGCCGCCTGCTGGAGGACAACGCCGCGTGGGAGCCGCTGCTGCGGACCTTCCCCGACTGGAACAAACGCCTGCGCTTCACGGCGAAGTGGACCGAGGCGCAGCCCGTGACCCGCACGCAGTACCGCGTGCTGAACCTGATCTCCGACAGTGGCAACATCCGCACGCTGCTGGAACGCACCGCCGCGCCGCCCCGGCTGGTCCTGGAGACACTGAAGCCGTTCCTGCTGGCGGAACTGATCGAGATCAGCTGA
- a CDS encoding NUDIX domain-containing protein encodes MAHSEMTGTEWPLTGAVELAGRQGCRQRVLAYITRQPHELLVFEHPPRYPDAGIQVPAGGVDPGETPAQAAIRESFEETGLRLRAPVHLTSMHWTRGEASQVWHYFWLSAPADTPDNWPHAVTGDGADHGMTFHCRFVPMDQHDLIVGHGYETALPHLHRLTAATFL; translated from the coding sequence ATGGCACACAGCGAGATGACAGGCACCGAATGGCCGCTGACCGGGGCGGTCGAACTGGCCGGACGTCAGGGCTGCCGTCAACGGGTGCTCGCCTACATCACCCGTCAGCCTCACGAACTGCTCGTGTTCGAACATCCTCCCCGATACCCCGACGCGGGCATTCAGGTTCCGGCCGGTGGCGTCGATCCCGGGGAAACACCGGCACAGGCCGCCATCCGCGAAAGCTTTGAGGAAACGGGCCTGCGACTGCGCGCCCCGGTTCACCTGACCTCGATGCACTGGACCCGGGGCGAGGCGTCCCAGGTGTGGCATTACTTCTGGCTGAGCGCACCGGCGGACACCCCGGACAACTGGCCGCATGCCGTCACGGGCGACGGCGCAGACCACGGCATGACCTTCCACTGCCGGTTCGTCCCGATGGACCAGCATGACCTGATTGTTGGACATGGCTACGAAACGGCCCTGCCTCATCTTCACCGACTGACCGCCGCTACTTTTCTCTGA
- a CDS encoding valine--tRNA ligase, with the protein MTDPHTPDQTITPDQTPENDASTLAKQFDPKAVEPGWAAKWRNEPFRADATSGKEPFTIVIPPPNVTGNLHLGHALDNTLIDTLIRYKRMAGFEALYLPGMDHAGISTQVVVERQLREQGVSRHDLGRDKFLDQVWEWKAESGGMILEQLSRLGVSADWTRERFTMDEGLSRAVRHQFVKLYHDGAAYRGERIVNWDPASQTTLSELEIDREVRKGKMYTLSYKLRDPNAAASNGEAGEIRIATVRPETIFADQAIAVHPEDPRFAHLVGQEARIPLTDRYVPIIADEAVEMEFGVGALKITPAHDPTDFEVGERHGLARPSVIDLHGNLTRDGLVPAEFQGLERFAARKAVVKALTEGGDLLEEKDHDTAIGLSERTKVPVEPIISEQWYVKMKPFAEQVLAGLERGDMQLVPERYAKVNRDWLENIRDWNISRQLWWGHQIPAWYDEQGNLYVPDPENPDLDCDQDPRYAHLNLRRDPDVFDTWFSSNLWPFSTLGWPDTDSEDFRKFYPTQVLVTGYDILFFWVARMQMAGYGLTGQAPFSTVMLHGLYLDAKGQKMSKSKGNGIDPLELFDQYGVDASRFAFSFLSTGGQDIKHDPRRFEQGRNFANKLWNAARFAMLRLGEALPNLQTTGHEADEALIRYVQGALDDSVGEILRSRDALSAVRARTDLTLADRWILSRLNAVTAEATAQLDAFDIGAAIRTLYTFTWDEFCDWYIEAAKPALAEGKLSTLVTLKATLEHILKLLHPFMPFVTSELYAALGHRRQLAVHTWPAADEALHDADATRAFDALRAAVAAARSLKSELGLSPQDRLNVAVEGDLAPTVHENARVVESIARVNLSGDLEGRTLSLVEQGVTVRAPLEGTVDIADWIGKQKKRLAEFDKQIKQAQGKLSNEGFVARAPAEVIEEEKRRVADFGAQRERLTQVLAQFE; encoded by the coding sequence ATGACTGACCCCCATACCCCCGACCAGACCATCACCCCTGACCAGACGCCGGAGAACGACGCGTCCACCCTCGCCAAGCAGTTCGACCCGAAGGCGGTCGAGCCGGGCTGGGCCGCGAAGTGGCGGAACGAGCCGTTCCGCGCGGACGCGACGAGCGGGAAGGAGCCGTTCACGATCGTGATCCCGCCGCCGAACGTGACGGGGAACCTGCACCTGGGGCACGCGCTGGACAACACGCTGATCGACACGCTGATCCGCTACAAGCGCATGGCGGGCTTCGAGGCGCTGTACCTGCCGGGCATGGACCACGCGGGCATCTCGACGCAGGTGGTCGTGGAGCGGCAGCTGCGCGAGCAGGGCGTCAGCCGTCACGACCTGGGCCGCGACAAGTTCCTGGATCAGGTGTGGGAGTGGAAGGCCGAGTCGGGCGGGATGATCCTGGAGCAGCTGTCGCGCCTGGGCGTCAGTGCAGACTGGACGCGCGAGCGCTTCACGATGGACGAGGGCCTGTCGCGCGCCGTGCGGCATCAGTTCGTGAAGCTGTACCACGACGGAGCCGCGTACCGTGGCGAGCGGATCGTGAACTGGGACCCGGCCAGTCAGACGACCCTGTCGGAACTGGAGATCGACCGCGAGGTCCGTAAGGGCAAGATGTACACCCTGTCGTACAAGCTGCGCGACCCGAACGCGGCGGCCAGCAACGGGGAGGCGGGTGAGATCCGCATCGCGACCGTGCGGCCCGAGACGATCTTCGCGGATCAGGCGATCGCCGTGCATCCCGAGGACCCGCGTTTCGCGCATCTGGTGGGGCAGGAGGCCCGCATTCCCCTGACGGACCGGTATGTGCCGATCATCGCGGACGAGGCGGTCGAGATGGAGTTCGGGGTGGGCGCGCTGAAGATCACGCCCGCGCACGACCCGACCGACTTCGAGGTGGGCGAGCGGCACGGGCTCGCGCGGCCCAGCGTGATCGACCTGCACGGCAACCTGACCCGCGACGGGCTGGTGCCCGCCGAGTTCCAGGGTCTGGAACGCTTCGCGGCCCGAAAGGCGGTCGTGAAGGCCCTGACCGAGGGCGGCGACCTGCTGGAGGAGAAGGACCACGACACCGCCATCGGCCTGTCGGAGCGGACAAAGGTGCCGGTCGAGCCGATCATCAGCGAGCAGTGGTACGTGAAGATGAAACCCTTCGCCGAGCAGGTGCTGGCCGGGCTGGAGCGCGGCGACATGCAGCTGGTGCCCGAGCGGTACGCGAAGGTGAACCGCGACTGGCTGGAGAACATCCGCGACTGGAACATCAGCCGTCAGCTGTGGTGGGGCCACCAGATTCCCGCGTGGTACGACGAGCAGGGCAACCTGTACGTGCCGGACCCCGAGAACCCGGACCTGGACTGCGATCAGGACCCCCGCTACGCGCACCTGAACCTGCGCCGCGACCCGGACGTGTTCGACACGTGGTTCAGCTCCAACCTCTGGCCGTTTAGCACTCTGGGCTGGCCCGACACGGACAGTGAGGACTTCCGGAAGTTCTACCCCACGCAGGTGCTCGTGACCGGGTACGACATCCTGTTCTTCTGGGTGGCGCGCATGCAGATGGCCGGGTACGGCCTGACCGGTCAGGCCCCCTTCAGCACGGTGATGCTGCACGGCCTGTACCTCGACGCGAAGGGCCAGAAGATGTCCAAGAGCAAGGGCAACGGCATCGATCCGCTGGAGCTGTTCGACCAGTACGGCGTGGACGCCAGCCGCTTCGCGTTCAGCTTCCTGTCCACCGGCGGGCAGGACATCAAGCACGACCCGCGCCGCTTCGAGCAGGGCCGCAACTTCGCGAACAAACTGTGGAACGCCGCGCGCTTCGCGATGCTGCGCCTCGGCGAGGCCCTCCCGAACCTCCAGACGACCGGGCACGAGGCCGACGAGGCCCTGATCCGCTACGTGCAGGGCGCGCTGGACGACAGCGTCGGCGAGATCCTGCGCAGCCGCGACGCTCTGAGCGCCGTGCGCGCCCGCACGGACCTGACCCTGGCGGACCGCTGGATCCTGTCGCGCCTGAACGCCGTGACCGCCGAGGCGACCGCGCAGCTCGACGCGTTCGACATCGGCGCGGCGATCCGCACGCTGTACACCTTCACCTGGGACGAGTTCTGCGACTGGTACATCGAGGCCGCCAAACCCGCCCTCGCGGAAGGCAAACTGTCCACGCTGGTGACGCTGAAGGCCACGCTGGAACACATCCTGAAGCTGCTGCACCCCTTCATGCCGTTCGTGACGAGCGAACTGTACGCCGCGCTCGGCCACCGCCGCCAGCTGGCCGTGCACACCTGGCCCGCCGCGGACGAGGCGCTGCACGACGCGGACGCCACCCGCGCGTTCGACGCCCTGCGCGCCGCCGTCGCCGCTGCCCGCAGCCTCAAGAGCGAACTGGGCCTCAGCCCGCAGGACCGCCTGAACGTCGCCGTGGAAGGCGACCTCGCCCCGACCGTGCACGAGAACGCCCGCGTGGTCGAGAGCATCGCCCGCGTGAACCTGTCCGGCGACCTGGAGGGCCGCACCCTGAGCCTCGTCGAGCAGGGGGTGACCGTCCGCGCGCCGCTGGAAGGCACCGTCGATATTGCCGACTGGATCGGCAAGCAGAAGAAACGCCTCGCGGAGTTCGACAAGCAGATCAAGCAGGCGCAGGGCAAACTGAGCAACGAGGGCTTCGTCGCCCGCGCCCCCGCCGAGGTCATCGAGGAGGAGAAACGCCGCGTGGCCGACTTCGGCGCGCAGCGCGAACGCCTGACGCAGGTGCTCGCGCAGTTCGAGTAA
- a CDS encoding extracellular solute-binding protein → MRRWILGAGLMLLGQAQAVTLTVWTHYVGQDLAWVRAQSAGYARATGVQVRVTSVAFGDLIERWEGARARPDVVVGVPDHWLPGLAAQTAPLAGDDLGDPAGVAALTVGGVVRARPLMADAVALVVNRALVPGGIGSWADLERAAAADGPGVALGPHDPYLQAGLFRAFGVNLLAPAPDPAAVSRAGCALRRVGGPGASLNEAQALEAFGQGRLGAVLTGPWNHPPLVTSGVTYSVQPLPTPLARRNPGSPSSGTRASQWMPGPGPSARPRHWPCT, encoded by the coding sequence ATGAGACGGTGGATTCTGGGGGCTGGCCTGATGCTCCTTGGGCAGGCGCAAGCGGTCACGTTGACGGTCTGGACGCACTATGTCGGCCAGGACCTCGCGTGGGTGCGGGCGCAGAGCGCCGGGTACGCGCGGGCGACGGGCGTGCAGGTGCGGGTCACCTCGGTCGCGTTCGGGGACCTGATCGAACGCTGGGAGGGCGCGCGTGCCCGTCCGGACGTGGTGGTGGGCGTGCCGGACCACTGGCTGCCCGGTCTGGCCGCGCAGACGGCGCCGCTGGCCGGGGACGACCTGGGAGATCCGGCAGGCGTGGCGGCCCTGACCGTGGGCGGGGTGGTGCGCGCCCGACCGCTGATGGCAGACGCCGTGGCGCTGGTCGTGAACCGGGCGCTGGTGCCGGGCGGGATCGGCAGCTGGGCGGATCTGGAACGCGCCGCCGCAGCGGATGGGCCGGGCGTGGCGCTCGGGCCCCACGATCCCTACCTTCAGGCCGGGCTGTTCCGGGCGTTCGGCGTGAACCTGCTTGCTCCTGCGCCGGACCCGGCAGCAGTCAGCCGCGCGGGGTGCGCGCTGCGCCGCGTCGGTGGGCCAGGCGCGAGCCTGAACGAGGCGCAGGCCCTTGAGGCGTTCGGGCAGGGCCGTCTGGGTGCCGTCCTGACCGGGCCGTGGAATCACCCGCCGCTGGTGACGTCAGGCGTGACGTACAGCGTGCAGCCGCTGCCCACCCCCCTGGCGCGCCGCAATCCTGGCAGCCCATCGTCGGGTACCAGGGCGTCGCAGTGGATGCCCGGACCAGGGCCGTCCGCGAGGCCGAGGCACTGGCCCTGCACCTGA
- a CDS encoding PleD family two-component system response regulator, giving the protein MSGMAYTILVADDEPAIRTMLEVILSADGHDIVAVPDGKLALEYLKEHTPDAMLLDVKMPFMDGFEICSRVKRIKRLRDTPVLLLTGFDDDQTRDHAKLVGADDIVYKPLSGKNLRGRVNQLIEARRR; this is encoded by the coding sequence ATGAGCGGCATGGCGTATACCATTCTCGTCGCGGACGACGAACCGGCCATCCGGACCATGCTGGAGGTCATTCTGTCGGCGGACGGGCACGACATTGTGGCGGTGCCGGACGGCAAACTGGCCCTGGAGTACCTCAAGGAACACACGCCCGACGCGATGCTGCTGGACGTGAAGATGCCGTTCATGGACGGCTTCGAGATCTGCTCGCGCGTCAAGCGGATCAAGCGGCTGCGGGACACCCCGGTACTGCTGCTGACAGGCTTCGATGACGACCAGACGCGCGATCACGCGAAACTGGTGGGCGCGGACGACATCGTGTACAAGCCACTGTCCGGCAAGAACCTGCGCGGACGGGTGAATCAGCTGATCGAGGCGCGACGGCGTTGA
- a CDS encoding transglycosylase domain-containing protein encodes MIVLRFLKFLTSFLLAALLAAAGVVTTYALKWGRELPDYRELDNLTRSLGSETKIFARDGAPLGTLIPKVGDQAISRTIVTLGEISPFMVGALISNEDRRFFEHYGLDPYGLGRQVQRAARGDSVQGGSTLTNQLVKNTLLLEEYQQARTPDRKFKEWILSVQVERSFTKAEILQTYLNTIYWGTAGRWNCTGSTRRRRRTSARRRRT; translated from the coding sequence GTGATCGTGCTGCGCTTCCTGAAATTTCTGACGTCGTTCCTACTCGCGGCGCTGCTGGCCGCGGCGGGCGTCGTGACCACGTACGCCCTGAAGTGGGGGCGGGAACTGCCGGATTACCGCGAACTGGACAACCTGACGCGGTCGCTGGGGTCCGAGACGAAGATCTTCGCGCGGGACGGCGCGCCGCTCGGCACGCTGATCCCGAAGGTGGGGGATCAGGCGATCAGCCGCACGATCGTGACCCTGGGCGAGATCAGTCCGTTCATGGTGGGCGCGCTGATCAGCAACGAGGACCGACGCTTCTTCGAGCATTACGGCCTGGACCCGTACGGGCTGGGACGGCAGGTGCAGCGCGCAGCGCGGGGCGACAGCGTGCAGGGCGGCAGTACCCTGACGAACCAGCTGGTGAAGAACACGCTGCTGCTCGAGGAGTACCAGCAGGCCCGCACGCCGGACCGTAAGTTCAAGGAGTGGATCCTGAGCGTGCAGGTCGAGCGGTCGTTCACGAAGGCCGAGATCCTGCAGACGTACCTGAACACCATCTACTGGGGGACGGCGGGCCGGTGGAACTGTACGGGATCTACTCGGCGGCGCAGGCGTACTTCCGCACGACGCCGAAGGACCTGA
- a CDS encoding transglycosylase domain-containing protein has protein sequence MELYGIYSAAQAYFRTTPKDLTLAQAAYLTVLVPNAGRYFRYEEMRPLMRVLLSRMVEDGWITQAQMDAAWQEKLQPRGWQVTYDAGGNVKTAKLVDRSAKELKAVVTTRAPHFTQQVEQELVRRFGRDVVYGSGGLRVYTTLDSKVQSAVETASREATGLPPSATLAATILNPYTGEVLGMIGQKLRGSEPPAAWNNAAQGQRQIGSTIKPLLYTTALSTGLDQSHREEDRPVSFPCTGCKNGVYEPENFEGATTYRDMTIREALDRSLNLVTVRLADRIGLQTFFGKIRELGLQTNDGTGLAAALGAVETTPVKMAASYAPFVNGGLYRTPRYITRVTDARGSVLFDVNSQPVQGKRVWTPQVAWLGLDMLRGVVNDLNEAQGGLAGRAKFGEWPVAGKTGTSNGPKDFWFVGTTPLYTGSVWVGRQQGGDMPSRGYYSGYVNAPIWRRMMELAHQGQALRQFSEPPGIQYVDAPDQQFLPNVKLAVLDPNYRDAANTEVQTDAPPPTLYRETTYRPGNDPDSLLVSLDRTTNRLATEFTPPQNIVQRRVQLEDLPGYAPDESPAPLRDEQPDPEAVKAARGVTGTTQSVPPASAP, from the coding sequence GTGGAACTGTACGGGATCTACTCGGCGGCGCAGGCGTACTTCCGCACGACGCCGAAGGACCTGACGCTGGCGCAGGCGGCGTACCTGACGGTGCTCGTCCCGAACGCCGGGCGGTACTTCCGGTACGAGGAGATGCGGCCCCTGATGCGGGTGCTGCTGTCGCGGATGGTCGAGGACGGCTGGATCACGCAGGCGCAGATGGACGCGGCGTGGCAGGAGAAACTCCAGCCGCGCGGCTGGCAGGTCACGTACGACGCGGGCGGGAACGTGAAGACCGCGAAACTGGTGGACCGCAGCGCGAAGGAACTCAAGGCGGTTGTCACGACCCGCGCGCCGCACTTCACGCAGCAGGTCGAGCAGGAACTCGTGCGCCGCTTCGGGCGGGACGTGGTATACGGCTCGGGTGGCCTGCGGGTGTACACCACGCTGGATTCCAAGGTTCAGTCCGCGGTGGAGACCGCGAGTCGCGAGGCGACCGGTCTGCCACCGAGCGCGACGCTCGCGGCGACCATCCTCAACCCGTACACGGGCGAGGTGCTGGGCATGATCGGGCAGAAGCTGCGCGGCAGTGAGCCCCCGGCCGCGTGGAACAACGCGGCGCAGGGGCAGCGGCAGATCGGGTCCACCATCAAGCCGCTGCTGTACACGACGGCGCTGTCCACCGGGCTGGACCAGTCGCACCGTGAGGAGGACCGGCCCGTCTCCTTCCCGTGCACGGGCTGTAAGAACGGCGTATACGAACCCGAGAACTTCGAGGGAGCCACCACGTACCGCGACATGACGATCCGCGAGGCGCTGGACCGCTCGCTGAACCTCGTGACGGTACGGCTGGCGGACCGGATCGGCCTGCAGACGTTCTTCGGCAAGATCCGCGAACTGGGCCTGCAGACGAACGACGGGACCGGACTGGCCGCCGCGCTGGGCGCCGTCGAGACGACCCCGGTGAAGATGGCGGCCTCGTACGCGCCGTTCGTGAACGGCGGCCTGTACCGCACGCCCCGGTACATCACGCGTGTGACCGACGCGCGTGGCTCCGTGCTGTTCGACGTGAACAGCCAACCCGTCCAGGGCAAGCGCGTGTGGACGCCGCAGGTGGCGTGGCTGGGCCTGGACATGCTGCGCGGGGTCGTGAACGACCTGAACGAGGCGCAGGGCGGCCTGGCCGGACGCGCGAAGTTCGGCGAGTGGCCCGTCGCCGGGAAGACCGGCACGAGTAACGGCCCGAAGGACTTCTGGTTCGTGGGCACCACGCCCCTGTACACCGGGTCGGTGTGGGTGGGCCGCCAGCAGGGTGGGGACATGCCCAGCCGCGGGTACTACTCGGGGTACGTGAACGCCCCGATCTGGCGGCGCATGATGGAACTCGCGCATCAGGGGCAGGCGCTGCGGCAGTTCAGCGAACCGCCCGGCATCCAGTACGTGGACGCCCCCGATCAGCAGTTCCTGCCGAACGTGAAACTGGCGGTGCTGGACCCCAACTACCGCGACGCGGCGAACACCGAGGTGCAGACGGACGCGCCGCCCCCCACGCTGTACCGCGAGACGACGTACCGGCCCGGGAATGATCCGGACTCGCTGCTGGTCAGCCTGGACCGCACGACCAACCGACTGGCGACCGAGTTCACGCCGCCGCAGAACATCGTGCAGCGCCGCGTGCAACTGGAGGACCTGCCCGGCTACGCGCCGGACGAGAGCCCCGCGCCACTCCGGGACGAGCAGCCCGACCCGGAAGCCGTGAAGGCCGCCAGGGGCGTCACGGGCACCACGCAGTCCGTTCCGCCAGCCAGCGCACCGTAA